A genomic region of Pyrus communis chromosome 14, drPyrComm1.1, whole genome shotgun sequence contains the following coding sequences:
- the LOC137714943 gene encoding uncharacterized protein gives MESNNKNQGNSGSSLTDLFGAKDKESPHKSSTGIFASIFPPPSQVVGRNSSSSELTEYWQKQSSLGNHAWNSKQAISGEGAHYSLPNKDRSSVLQEERAEPCHLSSSIYYGGQEVYSQSPSTHASGSYPIFKKDGGEDDPNGINSNSAARGNWWQGSLYY, from the exons ATGGAGAGTAACAATAAGAATCAAGGCAATTCAGGTTCCTCATTGACTGATCTTTTTGGTGCCAAGGACAAGGAGTCTCCCCACAAGTCTTCTACTGGGATTTTTGCTTCCATTTTCCCACCTCCATCACAG GTTGTTGGGAGGAACTCTTCAAGCTCTGAGCTGACAGAATATTGGCAGAAGCAGTCGTCCTTGGGAAATCATGCATGGAACTCCAAGCAAG CTATAAGTGGCGAAGGTGCACACTATAGCTTACCCAACAAGGACCGGAGTTCAGTTCTTCAGGAAGAAAGAGCAGAACCATGCCATCTAAGTTCATCTATTTACTATGGTGGGCAAGAGGTGTATTCCCAGTCCCCAAGTACCCATGCCTCTGGATCCTATCCTATA TTCAAgaaagatgggggagaagatgATCCAAATGGAATCAACTCGAACAGTGCTGCCCGAGGAAATTGGTGGCAAG GTTCGCTCTATTATTAG
- the LOC137714945 gene encoding protein THYLAKOID ASSEMBLY 8-like, chloroplastic, translating to MATRAFSRSKSSFFSSILIQNLKTTPIKTTLLLLNSPIPELEIKSWRPIFGFKLYHDGRPRGPLWRGKKLIGKEALFVISGLKRFKDDEEKLGKFVKTHVLRLLKMDMIAVLTELERQEEVALAIKVFNVIRRQDWYKPDVYLYKDLIIALARSKKMEDVMLLWDSLKKEDLFPDSQTYTEVIRGFLNSGCPADAMNIYEDMKQSPDPPEELPFRILLKGLLPHPLLRNRVKQDFEELFPEQHVYDPPEEIFGMRG from the exons ATGGCGACTCGCGCATTTTCGCGATCAAAGTCATCATTTTTCTCCTCAATACTCATTCAAAACCTAAAAACAACACCAATCAAAACGACCCTATTGCTTCTAAACTCTCCAATTCCAGAGCTCGAAATCAAATCATGGAGACCCATTTTTGGGTTCAAGCTGTATCACGACGGGAGGCCCAGAGGACCGCTCTGGAGGGGCAAGAAGCTGATTGGCAAAGAAGCGCTTTTCGTAATCTCGGGTTTGAAACGGTTCAAGGACGACGAAGAGAAGCTTGGGAAGTTTGTCAAGACCCACGTTTTGAGGCTTCTGAAGATGGATATGATTGCTGTGCTCACGGAGCTCGAGCGCCAGGAAGAAGTTGCTTTGGCAATTAAG GTATTTAACGTGATTCGAAGGCAAGACTGGTACAAACCGGATGTCTATCTGTACAAGGACTTGATTATTGCATTGGCAAGATCTAAGAAAATGGAGGATGTTATGCTACTGTGGGACAGCTTGAAAAAGGAGGATCTATTTCCTGATTCTCAAACATATACAGAAGTTATCAGGGGTTTTTTGAACTCTGGTTGTCCAGCAGATGCGATGAACATATATGAGGACATGAAGCAGTCTCCAGATCCACCGGAGGAGCTGCCATTCCGGATTTTGTTGAAGGGACTTCTGCCACATCCCCTCTTGAGAAACAGAGTCAAGCAAGACTTTGAGGAGCTGTTTCCCGAACAGCATGTGTACGATCCCCCAGAAGAGATATTTGGCATGCGCGGCTGA
- the LOC137714944 gene encoding uncharacterized protein: MAGAIVEAVVNKVVYDLFLSFEDTTKSFVDALYTEFKKQNIKAFSNHVQSYACEIELLTAIQNSRTAVTVLGNNYSSSPRCLDELVNILEYHGEKKTVLPIFYDVDPSDVRNQTGSFGEAFARHKETYKDDPDKVKRWRAALTQVASLSGWDSRGRRESELIQDIVDDIWRKLHPKFPSTVPSSSILAETSTPYSPHFSSQRWKYDVFMSFRGRDTRLNIVDHMYYSLEQKGITTFRDDKGLETGLPISSGLVKAIEKSQISLVTLSPDFASSTWCLDELVKILECTETSNLQRILEAFTEHEEASSDMVGVKCNTRDRKISKIRISVHYGGKWVNTAYIGGNATEIVVSKDITCEELLDRVYRIVGIDPDEYEIIMKTTDESELPAQPVQIADDEDLAFFIERSLCLDKRSKMNILKPRVSSSRTRRKMNKLRLLVNYDGKWSNSTYIGGKTKGIMVSDSIIYEELVQRLYCILGVDPSEYKIIITTAYASKLPTQPVELSDDDDLRFFIDESLSLDEGSKIPLCITLRRRFYRWRHFSSSFVLVLSFLLLVFVTVSYNAFLSNRALDCKL; encoded by the exons ATGGCGGGGGCAATTGTGGAAGCGGTTGTCAATAAAGTAGtatatgatttatttttaagttttgaagACACCACCAAGTCTTTTGTAGATGCTCTATATACAGAGTTTAAGAAGCAGAACATAAAAGCTTTCAGCAATCATGTTCAAAGCTATGCGTGCGAGATAGAACTCCTGACTGCAATTCAGAATTCGAGGACTGCAGTTACTGTTCTGGGAAATAATTATTCATCTTCGCCACGGTGTTTGGATGAGCTTGTAAATATTCTTGAATACCATGGGGAAAAAAAAACGGTGCTACCAATTTTCTATGATGTCGATCCGTCTGATGTACGAAATCAAACAGGGAGTTTTGGTGAAGCCTTTGCTAGACACAAAGAAACATACAAGGACGACCCGGACAAGGTTAAAAGGTGGAGAGCTGCTTTAACCCAAGTAGCAAGCCTCTCTGGGTGGGATTCAAGGGGCCG GCGCGAATCAGAGCTCATTCAAGATATTGTTGATGACATATGGAGGAAATTGCACCCTAAGTTTCCTTCTACGGTCCCCTCTTCTTCGATACTGGCTGAAACCTCAACACCTTATTctcctcatttttcttctcaaagaTGGAAGTATGATGTGTTTATGTCTTTTAGAGGCAGAGACACCCGCTTGAATATTGTGGATCACATGTACTATTCATTGGAGCAGAAAGGAATTACCACCTTTAGAGATGACAAAGGGCTTGAAACAGGACTACCTATTTCCTCAGGACTTGTAAAAGCAATTGAAAAATCACAGATTTCCCTCGTCACTCTTTCACCAGACTTTGCTTCTTCAACTTGGTGCCTGGATGAGCTTGTGAAGATTCTTGAATGCACAGAAACATCTAACTTGCAGAGGATTCTTGAGGCCTTTACAGAACATGAAGAAGCATCGTCAGACATGGTCGGTGTCAAGTGTAACACAAGGGATAG GAAAATAAGTAAAATCAGAATTTCGGTTCACTATGGTGGAAAGTGGGTTAATACTGCATACATTGGTGGTAATGCGACAGAGATAGTGGTGTCAAAGGACATTACTTGTGAGGAGCTTCTAGATAGAGTGTATCGTATCGTCGGGATAGATCCAGATGAGTATGAGATCATAATGAAGACTACAGATGAATCAGAATTGCCTGCTCAACCAGTACAGATAGCCGATGATGAGGACTTGGCATTTTTCATAGAACGAAGTCTATGTTTGGATAAGAGGTCGAAGATGAATATTCTTAAACCCCGAGTATCTTCTTCTAGAACTAGAAG GAAAATGAATAAGCTTAGACTTTTGGTTAACTATGATGGGAAGTGGAGCAATTCCACATACATTGGTGGTAAAACGAAAGGAATTATGGTTTCAGACAGCATTATATATGAAGAACTTGTGCAGAGACTGTATTGTATTCTTGGGGTAGATCCCAGTGAATACAAGATCATAATAACGACAGCATATGCATCAAAACTACCAACCCAACCGGTGGAGctaagtgatgatgatgaccTGAGATTTTTTATTGACGAGAGTCTGTCATTGGACGAGGGCTCGAAAATTCCTTTGTGCATCACTCTCCGACGACGGTTTTATCGTTGGCGTCATTTTTCATCTTCGTTTGTTCTTGTGCTTTCCTTTCTGTTGCTTGTCTTTGTGACTGTCTCCTACAATGCCTTTCTGAGTAACCGAGCCCTAGATTGCAagctatga